Proteins encoded together in one Mycobacterium sp. MS1601 window:
- the cydC gene encoding thiol reductant ABC exporter subunit CydC — translation MLRSDPLVLAWHLLRPRMPRLLLAGLCGVLSLGSALALAAVSAWLITRAWQMPPILDLTVAVVAVRAFGISRGVLHYCERLASHDTALRAAGTARTRLYRALADGPVDTVARLDGGELAGRVGADVDDVADVVVRAVLPITVAAVLSVAAVVAIALISPVAAAVLAICLLIAGVVAPWLAARGAAAQEMAARELHAQRDGLAMLALDHAAELRVGGRLPGIVAESRQRQRDWGVALDLAARPAALGAAVPTAAIGISVLGAVVAGLGIAPSVAPTTLAILMLLPLSAFEATTALPAAAIQLTRSRIAARRLLALTGSATEPGTATRPTDTTLRAHRLVAGFTPETAAAPVTLTLPPGSRLVVRGPSGSGKTTLLMTLAGLLPPVAGQVTVGNVALDTLAEPELRSVLAFFAEDAHVFATTVRDNLLVARGDCTDDELHAALTAVGLRDWLDSLPAALDTVLDGGPAALSAGQRRRLLLARVLLCRADVVLLDEPTEHLDRSDADELLRALLRTDSGLLEHGRTVVVATHHLPHDLADTPACRTLTVSAQQW, via the coding sequence ATGCTGCGGTCTGATCCTCTGGTGCTGGCGTGGCACCTGCTGCGACCGCGGATGCCGCGTCTGCTGCTGGCGGGCCTGTGCGGGGTGCTGTCGCTGGGCAGTGCCCTGGCATTGGCCGCGGTGTCGGCCTGGCTGATCACCAGAGCCTGGCAGATGCCACCCATCCTGGATCTCACGGTCGCCGTCGTGGCGGTGCGGGCCTTCGGCATCTCCCGCGGCGTCCTGCATTACTGCGAACGCCTGGCCTCCCACGACACCGCGCTGCGCGCCGCCGGTACAGCGCGGACGCGGCTCTACCGTGCGCTGGCCGACGGGCCGGTGGACACGGTGGCCCGACTGGACGGCGGCGAACTGGCGGGCCGGGTCGGCGCCGACGTCGATGACGTGGCCGATGTGGTGGTGCGGGCCGTCCTGCCCATCACCGTGGCCGCTGTGTTGTCGGTAGCGGCGGTGGTGGCCATCGCGCTGATCTCCCCCGTTGCTGCGGCGGTGCTGGCGATCTGCCTGCTGATCGCCGGTGTGGTGGCCCCGTGGCTTGCCGCCCGTGGCGCCGCGGCCCAGGAGATGGCGGCCAGAGAGTTGCACGCTCAGCGAGACGGGTTGGCCATGCTGGCCCTCGACCATGCCGCCGAACTGCGCGTCGGCGGCCGGTTGCCGGGGATTGTCGCCGAATCTCGGCAACGGCAGCGCGATTGGGGTGTCGCGCTGGACCTGGCGGCGCGACCCGCGGCGCTCGGTGCGGCTGTACCGACCGCGGCAATCGGTATCAGTGTGCTGGGTGCGGTGGTCGCCGGTCTGGGAATCGCACCGTCGGTGGCACCGACCACGCTGGCGATCCTGATGCTGCTGCCGCTGTCGGCCTTCGAGGCCACCACCGCACTGCCCGCCGCGGCGATCCAGCTCACCCGGTCCCGTATCGCCGCACGCCGGCTACTTGCCCTCACCGGATCAGCCACGGAGCCGGGTACCGCCACCCGGCCCACCGATACCACGCTGCGCGCCCACCGACTGGTGGCAGGCTTCACCCCCGAAACGGCCGCCGCCCCGGTGACTCTGACACTGCCGCCGGGCAGTCGGCTGGTGGTCCGCGGCCCCAGCGGTTCCGGCAAGACCACCTTGTTGATGACGCTGGCCGGATTGCTTCCACCCGTGGCCGGCCAGGTGACCGTGGGCAACGTCGCCCTCGACACGCTCGCCGAACCGGAACTCCGCTCGGTGCTGGCGTTCTTCGCCGAGGATGCGCACGTCTTCGCCACCACCGTCCGCGACAACCTGTTGGTGGCCCGCGGCGACTGCACCGACGACGAACTGCACGCGGCGTTGACCGCGGTGGGATTGCGGGACTGGCTCGACAGCTTGCCCGCCGCACTGGACACCGTGCTCGACGGTGGCCCGGCCGCACTGTCGGCGGGACAACGACGCAGGCTGCTTTTGGCCCGGGTGCTGTTGTGCCGGGCCGATGTGGTGCTGCTCGACGAACCTACCGAGCACCTGGACCGCTCCGATGCCGATGAACTCCTGCGGGCACTGCTGCGCACCGACAGTGGGTTGCTGGAACACGGTCGCACTGTCGTGGTGGCTACCCATCACCTGCCGCACGACCTGGCCGACACCCCCGCCTGTCGCACTCTAACGGTGTCTGCCCAGCAATGGTGA
- a CDS encoding DUF4190 domain-containing protein, with amino-acid sequence MTETPEPKKPETPYQGYPEGGYPPPPPPGAYQGGYPPPPPQPYSAGYPGYPGYPGPDGMGGYGQPPAAPKNGLGIAALVVGILSLPAVLTVFGGFVLGLVAIVLGFIGYRRAKKGEATNGGIAIAGVVIGLLGIVLNAALIAFGVWGFLQVGGRDYFDCMQQAGSDTSAQMQCEDEFRGNLENRFSVTLTPTP; translated from the coding sequence ATGACTGAAACCCCCGAGCCCAAGAAGCCCGAAACTCCGTATCAGGGATATCCGGAGGGTGGCTATCCGCCGCCCCCGCCGCCCGGTGCGTACCAAGGCGGATATCCCCCGCCGCCGCCGCAGCCGTACTCGGCTGGCTACCCCGGTTATCCCGGCTATCCCGGGCCGGACGGCATGGGCGGTTACGGTCAGCCACCCGCGGCGCCCAAGAACGGTCTCGGGATCGCCGCCCTGGTGGTCGGCATCCTGTCGCTGCCCGCCGTGTTGACCGTGTTCGGCGGCTTCGTCCTGGGCCTCGTGGCCATCGTGCTCGGATTCATCGGCTACCGGCGCGCCAAGAAAGGCGAGGCCACCAACGGCGGTATCGCGATAGCAGGCGTGGTGATCGGCCTGCTGGGCATCGTGCTCAACGCCGCGCTCATCGCCTTCGGGGTGTGGGGCTTCCTGCAGGTCGGCGGTCGCGACTACTTCGACTGCATGCAGCAAGCAGGCAGCGACACCTCTGCGCAGATGCAGTGCGAGGACGAGTTCCGCGGCAACCTCGAGAACCGGTTCAGCGTCACGCTCACTCCGACCCCCTGA
- the cydD gene encoding thiol reductant ABC exporter subunit CydD, giving the protein MGCGVVIAGSALASAVLLAHIVSGIITDPASRSLSGWAPELVLLAVLWTVRTAAQWTQARLSQRGASGAIADLSGRVLETVTAADPRTIAERRDEAAAVVVRGLDGLRPFFTAYLPALILAAILTPAAVLVMAVFDLQATAIVLVALPLIPIFMVLIGLATAERSAAALDAMTALQARMLDLIAGIPTLRALGRAQGPESRIADLSNAHRRSTMATLRIAFLSSFVLELLATLGVALVAVSVGLRLVYGDLDLATALTVLLLAPDVFWPLRRVGVEFHAAQDGKTAAERAFTLIDERPTAVAGTATVQAAGATIVVESLCVPSRSGFAPAHLDARFEPGRVTVLTGPNGAGKSTTLQVITGLTRAASGRVTVGDLDVADLEPAAWWAQLSWLPQRPVLIPGSVADNLTLYGPLTDPESACAASGFDRVLAELPDGADTVVGRGGVGLSLGQRQRLGLARALGSPAPVLLLDEPTAHLDAATEQAVLQALVARSRTGATVVIVGHRAPVLAIADHVTAVSKREVGSHAAV; this is encoded by the coding sequence GTGGGGTGCGGTGTGGTGATCGCCGGCAGTGCGCTGGCGTCGGCGGTGTTGTTGGCACACATCGTCAGCGGCATCATCACCGATCCCGCCAGCCGCTCGCTGTCTGGCTGGGCACCCGAACTGGTTCTGTTGGCGGTGTTGTGGACGGTGCGCACCGCCGCGCAGTGGACCCAGGCGCGACTGAGCCAGCGTGGTGCCAGCGGCGCCATCGCCGATCTGAGCGGGCGCGTCCTCGAGACCGTGACCGCTGCAGATCCGCGCACCATCGCCGAACGCCGCGACGAGGCGGCCGCTGTGGTGGTGCGCGGACTCGACGGCCTACGCCCATTTTTCACCGCTTACCTCCCCGCACTGATCCTGGCCGCCATCCTCACCCCGGCGGCGGTGCTGGTGATGGCGGTCTTCGATCTGCAGGCCACCGCCATCGTCCTGGTGGCGCTACCCCTGATCCCGATCTTCATGGTGTTGATCGGGCTGGCCACCGCCGAACGATCCGCCGCCGCACTGGACGCCATGACCGCTTTGCAGGCGCGGATGCTCGACTTGATCGCAGGCATTCCTACCCTGCGCGCCCTCGGCCGGGCACAGGGCCCGGAGAGCCGAATCGCCGACCTGTCAAACGCTCATCGCCGCTCCACCATGGCCACGCTGCGCATCGCGTTCCTGTCCTCGTTCGTCCTCGAACTGCTGGCCACCCTCGGGGTGGCGCTGGTGGCCGTGAGCGTCGGACTGCGGCTGGTGTACGGCGACCTCGACCTGGCGACGGCGCTGACGGTGCTGCTGTTGGCGCCGGATGTGTTCTGGCCGCTGCGGCGCGTCGGCGTCGAGTTCCATGCCGCGCAAGACGGCAAGACGGCCGCCGAACGTGCGTTCACACTCATCGATGAGCGCCCCACAGCCGTAGCGGGTACCGCGACGGTGCAAGCCGCCGGCGCCACCATCGTCGTCGAATCACTCTGCGTGCCAAGCCGTTCAGGTTTCGCACCGGCCCACCTGGACGCCCGGTTCGAGCCGGGCCGCGTCACCGTGCTCACCGGCCCCAACGGTGCCGGCAAGTCCACCACCTTGCAGGTGATCACCGGGTTGACACGCGCCGCATCCGGGCGCGTCACCGTCGGGGACCTCGACGTCGCCGATCTGGAGCCGGCGGCCTGGTGGGCCCAATTGAGTTGGCTGCCGCAGCGTCCGGTGCTCATACCGGGCAGCGTCGCCGACAATCTGACTCTTTACGGCCCACTCACCGACCCCGAGTCCGCTTGCGCCGCTTCCGGATTCGATCGCGTCCTGGCCGAGCTGCCCGACGGCGCGGACACCGTCGTTGGCCGCGGCGGGGTCGGACTGTCACTCGGACAGCGCCAGCGACTCGGCCTGGCGCGTGCCCTCGGCTCGCCGGCCCCGGTGCTGCTGCTCGACGAACCCACCGCCCACCTGGACGCCGCGACCGAGCAGGCCGTGCTGCAGGCGCTCGTCGCCCGGTCCCGCACCGGAGCCACGGTGGTCATCGTCGGCCACCGCGCCCCGGTGCTGGCGATCGCCGATCACGTGACCGCGGTGAGTAAGCGTGAGGTGGGCAGCCATGCTGCGGTCTGA
- a CDS encoding ABC transporter permease: MLARLKVGDITLRVVAGLVLLYLFIPIAVIVAFSFNNPQGKFNYTWQGFTLANWADPFKYPPLTAALQMSLNVAAVSTAIALVLGTLLAIALVRQRFKGDRLVDGFLVLPLTAPEVVMGASLLVLFLDLGWPAGYTTIVIAHIAFQVSFIAMTVRARVRGFDWTLEDASMDLGAGPARTFFKVTLPLIVPGIVAAAMLSFALSLDDFIITYFVSGSTVTYPLYVNAAVKASVPPQINVLATAILVISLLLIAVGTLYRRKRIDT; the protein is encoded by the coding sequence CTGCTGGCCCGACTCAAGGTGGGCGACATCACCTTACGGGTGGTCGCCGGACTGGTACTGCTGTACCTGTTCATCCCCATCGCGGTGATCGTCGCGTTCTCGTTCAACAATCCCCAGGGCAAGTTCAACTACACCTGGCAGGGGTTCACCCTCGCCAACTGGGCCGACCCGTTCAAGTACCCACCGCTGACGGCCGCACTGCAGATGAGTCTCAACGTGGCCGCGGTATCCACCGCCATCGCGCTGGTGCTCGGCACTCTGCTGGCCATTGCCCTTGTGCGGCAACGGTTCAAGGGCGACCGCCTGGTGGACGGCTTCCTGGTGCTGCCGCTGACCGCACCCGAGGTGGTGATGGGTGCCTCGCTGCTGGTGTTGTTCCTCGACCTCGGCTGGCCGGCCGGTTACACCACGATCGTGATCGCGCACATCGCCTTCCAGGTGAGCTTCATCGCGATGACGGTGCGGGCCAGAGTGCGCGGCTTCGACTGGACGCTCGAAGACGCCTCGATGGATCTCGGGGCAGGACCCGCCCGGACGTTCTTCAAGGTGACGCTGCCGCTGATCGTGCCCGGCATCGTTGCCGCGGCCATGCTGTCGTTCGCACTGTCGCTGGACGACTTCATCATCACCTACTTCGTCAGCGGATCCACCGTGACGTACCCGCTGTACGTCAACGCCGCCGTGAAAGCGTCTGTGCCACCGCAGATCAACGTGCTGGCCACGGCCATCCTGGTGATCAGCCTGCTGTTGATCGCCGTCGGAACGCTGTACCGCCGCAAGCGAATCGACACCTGA
- a CDS encoding ABC transporter ATP-binding protein, which translates to MTKRFADYVAVADADFSIGAGEFFSMLGPSGCGKTTTLRMIAGFETPTSGAIRLEGADVSRVAPHKRNVNTVFQHYALFPHMSVWDNVAYGPRSMKKDKSEVKRRVDELLEVVRLTDFAQRRPGQLSGGQQQRVALARALVNYPSALLLDEPLGALDLKLRHVMQFELKRIQREVGITFVYVTHDQEEALTMSDRIAVMNLGKVEQIGTPTEIYDNPASVFVASFIGQANLWHGKQTASSGEFADLAVLGSTIRARSGDTTIENGGKATLMVRPERVRVSTTELSDASVTSVRATVTDLTFQGPVVRLSLVAPDKSPIVAHVGPEQNLPLLRPGDEVYVGWAADASLVLPAADIPTAEDLEDMLDDS; encoded by the coding sequence GTGACGAAGCGCTTCGCCGATTACGTCGCCGTCGCCGACGCGGATTTCTCCATCGGCGCGGGAGAGTTCTTCTCCATGCTCGGCCCGTCGGGGTGTGGCAAGACCACCACGCTGCGGATGATCGCCGGATTCGAGACTCCGACGTCGGGGGCCATCCGGCTGGAGGGAGCCGACGTTTCCCGCGTCGCCCCGCACAAACGCAACGTCAACACCGTGTTCCAGCACTATGCGCTGTTCCCGCACATGAGCGTCTGGGACAACGTCGCCTACGGGCCGCGCAGCATGAAGAAGGACAAGTCGGAGGTCAAGCGCCGTGTCGACGAGCTCCTTGAGGTGGTGCGGCTCACCGACTTCGCCCAGCGCCGCCCCGGCCAACTCTCCGGCGGCCAGCAACAGCGTGTGGCACTGGCCCGGGCACTGGTCAACTACCCAAGCGCACTGCTGCTCGACGAACCGCTGGGCGCACTCGACCTGAAGCTGCGCCACGTCATGCAGTTCGAGTTGAAGCGGATCCAACGCGAGGTCGGCATCACCTTCGTCTACGTCACCCACGACCAAGAGGAAGCGCTGACGATGAGTGACCGCATCGCGGTCATGAACCTCGGCAAGGTTGAGCAAATCGGCACGCCCACCGAGATCTACGACAACCCCGCCTCGGTGTTCGTCGCCAGCTTCATCGGACAGGCAAATCTGTGGCACGGCAAACAAACCGCATCGTCGGGCGAGTTCGCCGACCTCGCGGTTCTCGGTTCCACGATCAGGGCCCGCTCCGGCGATACCACCATCGAGAACGGCGGCAAGGCCACCCTGATGGTCCGTCCCGAACGCGTCCGCGTCTCGACCACCGAGCTCTCCGACGCAAGCGTGACATCCGTCCGCGCCACCGTCACCGATCTGACGTTCCAAGGTCCGGTCGTCCGACTGTCGCTGGTGGCGCCCGACAAGTCGCCGATCGTCGCGCACGTCGGCCCCGAACAGAACTTGCCGCTGCTACGCCCAGGTGACGAGGTGTATGTCGGCTGGGCCGCAGACGCCTCCCTGGTGTTGCCGGCTGCCGACATCCCCACCGCCGAAGACCTCGAGGACATGCTCGACGACTCCTGA
- a CDS encoding polyamine ABC transporter substrate-binding protein, with product MARTPDIDPALLSRLTANRASRRRFLGGSAAAAAGLALGGSFLAACGSSDSGSSAGSASAVPDDGSPAEGTLRISNWPLYMADGFVAAFQTATGLTVDYKEDLNDNEEWFAKIKEPLSRKQDIGSDLAIPTTFMAARLHGLGWLNEINHDRVTNFGNLREDLLEASVDPGRKFSAPYMSGLVGLAYNRAATGRDITSIDDLWDPAFKGRVSLFSDSQDGLGMIMMSQGSDIENPTIETVQKAIDLVAAQRDAGQIRRFTGNDYADDLAAGNIAIAQAYSGDVVQLQADNPDLQFIVPESGGTTFVDTMVIPYTTQNQKAAEEWINYIYDRANYAKLVSYVQYVPVLSDMTDELNKIDPDAAANPLINPPQEILDKVKGWPALTDEQTVEFNSAYAAVTGG from the coding sequence ATGGCCAGAACCCCGGACATCGATCCCGCGCTGCTGTCGCGTCTCACCGCCAACCGCGCGTCTCGTCGCCGCTTCCTCGGCGGCAGCGCCGCGGCAGCCGCAGGACTCGCGCTGGGCGGTTCCTTCCTGGCCGCCTGCGGCAGCAGCGACTCCGGCAGCTCCGCCGGCAGCGCCTCTGCCGTGCCCGATGACGGCTCCCCGGCTGAGGGCACGCTGCGCATCTCGAACTGGCCGCTGTACATGGCCGACGGGTTCGTCGCGGCATTCCAGACCGCGACGGGCCTGACCGTCGACTACAAAGAAGACCTCAACGACAACGAGGAGTGGTTCGCCAAAATCAAGGAACCGTTGTCACGCAAGCAGGACATCGGCTCCGACCTGGCCATCCCCACCACGTTCATGGCTGCCCGCCTGCACGGTCTGGGCTGGCTCAACGAGATCAACCACGACCGCGTCACCAACTTCGGCAACCTGCGTGAGGATCTGCTGGAGGCCAGTGTCGACCCTGGCCGCAAGTTCAGCGCACCCTACATGTCCGGCCTGGTGGGCCTGGCGTACAACCGGGCCGCCACCGGTCGTGACATCACCTCGATCGACGACCTGTGGGACCCCGCGTTCAAGGGCCGGGTCAGCCTGTTCTCCGACTCGCAGGACGGCCTGGGCATGATCATGATGAGCCAGGGCAGCGACATCGAGAACCCCACCATCGAGACCGTGCAGAAGGCCATCGACCTGGTGGCCGCACAGCGCGACGCCGGACAGATCCGCCGCTTCACCGGCAATGACTACGCCGACGACCTGGCCGCGGGCAACATCGCCATTGCACAGGCGTATTCGGGCGACGTTGTGCAGCTGCAGGCCGACAACCCGGATCTGCAGTTCATCGTCCCGGAGTCCGGCGGCACCACGTTCGTCGACACCATGGTGATCCCGTACACCACGCAGAACCAGAAGGCCGCCGAGGAGTGGATCAACTACATCTACGACCGCGCCAACTACGCCAAGCTGGTGTCATATGTCCAGTACGTTCCGGTGCTCTCGGACATGACCGACGAGCTCAACAAGATCGACCCCGATGCCGCCGCCAACCCGCTGATCAACCCGCCTCAGGAGATCCTGGACAAGGTCAAGGGCTGGCCGGCGCTCACCGATGAGCAGACGGTTGAGTTCAACTCGGCGTACGCCGCCGTCACCGGCGGCTGA
- a CDS encoding DMT family transporter translates to MRAPDSLTSSYLVPAAAAVTVLLWASSFVVIRAAGASLSPGPMAFTRMLVATAALMLVALYYRRPIPRGRSLALVMGYGVLWFATYTVLLNWAEQHLDAGTAALLVNFAPIIVAVFAGLFLGEGFPGARVVGILTAFAGIVLIALGGSGGTVNDRLGITLGLITAVLYAASVLMQKVALRSVDGVTATWVGCATGLLVTTPFAPQAFSEIAAAPTSAVLGVVFLGIGPTAIAFLTWAYALARSDAGALTATTLAVPAIAIGLSWVFLGEVPTLLGFIGGALALLGVMITRR, encoded by the coding sequence GTGCGGGCACCTGACAGCTTGACCTCCAGCTACCTGGTTCCGGCGGCCGCAGCGGTCACCGTGTTGCTGTGGGCATCGTCCTTCGTGGTGATCCGAGCGGCCGGAGCCTCGTTGTCGCCGGGGCCGATGGCCTTCACCCGGATGCTGGTCGCCACCGCCGCGCTGATGCTCGTCGCCCTCTACTACCGGCGCCCGATCCCCCGTGGCCGCAGCCTGGCGCTGGTGATGGGGTACGGGGTGCTGTGGTTTGCCACCTACACAGTGCTGCTGAACTGGGCCGAACAACACCTCGATGCCGGAACGGCGGCCCTGCTGGTCAACTTCGCGCCCATCATTGTCGCGGTGTTCGCCGGCCTGTTCCTGGGTGAAGGATTTCCCGGCGCCCGTGTCGTCGGCATCCTGACCGCCTTCGCGGGCATCGTGTTGATCGCCCTCGGCGGCTCGGGCGGCACCGTCAACGACCGCCTCGGTATCACCCTCGGGCTGATCACAGCCGTGTTGTACGCGGCCAGTGTGCTGATGCAGAAAGTGGCTCTGCGGTCCGTCGACGGCGTGACGGCCACCTGGGTGGGATGCGCGACTGGCCTGTTGGTCACCACTCCGTTTGCGCCGCAGGCGTTCAGCGAGATTGCTGCCGCACCCACCTCGGCCGTGCTCGGGGTGGTGTTCCTGGGCATCGGTCCCACCGCCATCGCCTTCCTCACCTGGGCCTACGCATTGGCCCGCTCCGACGCCGGCGCACTGACCGCCACCACACTCGCCGTTCCGGCCATCGCCATCGGACTGTCCTGGGTGTTCCTCGGCGAAGTTCCCACCCTGCTCGGATTCATCGGCGGCGCACTGGCACTGCTGGGCGTGATGATCACCCGAAGGTGA
- the cydB gene encoding cytochrome d ubiquinol oxidase subunit II, which translates to MGLQEIWFILVAVLFLGFFVLEGFDFGVGMLMEPLARMGSGSDSVTIDKRRRAVLNTIGPVWDGNEVWLITAGGAMFAAFPGWYATVFSGLFLPLLAILLSMILRIVAIEWRGKIDDATWRKRADLGIAIGSWVPAILWGVAFASLVQGLPVDADAQIHLTFAALINPYTLLGGLATGGLFLLHGAAFLALKTEGEIRTDILRVARLLTWPVTALVACFGIWTQLGYGKTWTWAVLALAVVAQLAAVALLHRGTRDGWAFISTTLVVVAVIVLAFGALFPNLVPSTLNPDWSLTIFNASSTPYTLTVMTWAAAIFAPLVVIYQAWTYWVFRQRISTDRIPDPIGLGHSH; encoded by the coding sequence ATGGGACTTCAAGAGATCTGGTTCATCCTCGTCGCCGTGTTGTTCCTCGGGTTCTTCGTCCTCGAGGGTTTCGACTTCGGCGTCGGCATGCTGATGGAACCCCTTGCCCGCATGGGCAGCGGTTCCGATTCCGTGACGATCGACAAACGCCGCCGCGCGGTGCTCAACACCATCGGACCCGTCTGGGACGGCAACGAGGTGTGGCTGATCACCGCGGGCGGAGCGATGTTCGCCGCGTTCCCCGGCTGGTACGCCACGGTGTTCTCGGGACTGTTCCTGCCGCTGCTGGCGATCCTGCTGTCGATGATCCTGCGGATCGTGGCCATCGAATGGCGCGGCAAGATCGACGACGCGACCTGGCGCAAACGCGCCGACCTCGGCATCGCCATCGGCTCCTGGGTGCCCGCCATCCTGTGGGGCGTTGCGTTCGCGTCGCTGGTGCAGGGGCTGCCGGTGGACGCGGACGCCCAGATTCACCTGACCTTCGCCGCGCTGATCAATCCGTACACACTGCTGGGCGGGCTGGCTACCGGCGGGCTGTTCCTGCTGCACGGCGCGGCGTTCCTGGCACTGAAAACCGAAGGTGAGATCCGCACCGACATCCTGCGGGTGGCCCGGCTGTTGACCTGGCCGGTGACGGCGCTGGTGGCCTGCTTCGGCATCTGGACCCAACTGGGGTATGGCAAGACGTGGACCTGGGCGGTGCTGGCCCTGGCCGTTGTGGCCCAGCTGGCGGCAGTTGCGCTGCTGCACAGGGGGACCCGCGACGGGTGGGCCTTCATCTCGACAACGCTGGTGGTGGTGGCCGTGATCGTGCTGGCGTTCGGGGCGCTGTTCCCGAACCTGGTGCCGTCGACGCTGAATCCGGACTGGAGCCTGACAATCTTCAACGCGTCCTCCACCCCATACACATTGACGGTGATGACGTGGGCCGCGGCCATCTTCGCGCCACTGGTGGTCATCTACCAAGCCTGGACGTACTGGGTGTTCCGGCAGCGCATCTCGACCGACCGGATACCCGACCCCATCGGTCTGGGGCACTCGCACTGA
- a CDS encoding DUF1206 domain-containing protein yields MVDNRVHGAVDRATSTNAFEYAARAGYVTSGVLHLLLGYIVVRLAFGGGGANQNADQSGALATLASSGGGALALWLAAAGLFGLAAWRLAETVVGSHPNEPTDDDKGAKKQFNRVKSLALAIVYCGLALSAVRFAMGTGQSSGQQNAGMSAQLMQSGWGKALLIVVGLVVIGVGGYHVYKGASERFLKDLRVSGGSVVTPMGKVGYIAKGAVLAGAGLLVIVATLSSDPAKASGIDAAVKTLGEAPFGKILLVIAALGFAAYGAFCFVMARFARM; encoded by the coding sequence ATGGTCGACAATCGGGTTCACGGTGCGGTGGATCGAGCCACCAGTACCAACGCGTTCGAATACGCCGCACGCGCAGGCTACGTCACCAGCGGCGTGCTGCACCTGCTGCTCGGCTACATCGTGGTGCGGCTGGCCTTCGGCGGCGGTGGAGCCAACCAGAACGCCGACCAGTCGGGAGCCCTGGCGACGCTGGCCTCCAGCGGCGGCGGCGCCCTGGCCCTGTGGTTGGCCGCTGCCGGCCTCTTCGGCCTGGCCGCGTGGCGGCTGGCCGAAACCGTCGTGGGCTCCCATCCCAATGAACCCACCGACGACGACAAAGGCGCCAAGAAGCAGTTCAACCGGGTCAAATCACTGGCCCTGGCCATCGTCTACTGCGGCCTGGCACTCTCGGCCGTTCGATTCGCCATGGGCACCGGACAGTCCAGTGGCCAGCAGAACGCCGGCATGTCGGCTCAGTTGATGCAGTCCGGTTGGGGCAAAGCACTTCTCATCGTGGTCGGCCTGGTCGTGATCGGCGTCGGCGGCTACCACGTCTACAAGGGCGCATCGGAGAGGTTCCTCAAAGACCTGAGAGTCTCCGGCGGGTCGGTCGTCACTCCGATGGGCAAGGTCGGCTACATCGCCAAGGGGGCTGTGCTGGCCGGCGCCGGCCTGCTGGTGATCGTGGCTACCCTCAGCTCTGATCCGGCCAAGGCGTCCGGGATAGACGCAGCGGTCAAGACCTTGGGTGAGGCACCGTTCGGCAAGATCCTGTTGGTGATCGCCGCGCTGGGGTTCGCGGCCTACGGCGCCTTCTGTTTTGTGATGGCACGTTTCGCGCGGATGTGA
- a CDS encoding ABC transporter permease has protein sequence MAGVASSSRQRSKIAPYLMILPGLAYLGLFFVVPFISLARTSLSSTGGSVFMPTLTFSWDFGNYGQAFSAYTDQIIRSFSYAFLATVICLVLAFPLAYVIAFKAGRYKNLLLGLVILPFFVTFLIRTIAWKTILADDGWVVSLLGTVGLLPSEGRLLSTSWAVVGGLAYNWIIFMILPLYVSLEKIDPRLLEASKDLYSTNRRTFTKVIMPLALPGVLAGSMLVFIPSVGDFINAEYLGSTQTTMIGNVIQQQFLVVKDYPAAAALSMLLMGLILVGVIMYTKALGTEDLV, from the coding sequence ATGGCCGGCGTAGCTTCCAGCAGCCGGCAGCGCAGCAAGATCGCTCCGTACCTGATGATCCTGCCTGGGCTGGCCTACCTCGGGCTGTTCTTCGTGGTGCCGTTCATCTCGCTGGCGCGGACGTCATTGTCGTCCACGGGCGGGTCGGTGTTCATGCCGACACTGACATTCTCGTGGGACTTCGGCAATTACGGTCAGGCGTTCTCGGCCTACACCGACCAGATCATCCGTTCGTTCAGCTATGCGTTCCTGGCCACCGTGATCTGCCTGGTGCTGGCGTTCCCGCTGGCCTACGTGATCGCATTCAAGGCGGGCCGCTACAAGAACCTGCTGCTGGGCCTGGTGATCCTGCCGTTCTTCGTGACGTTCCTGATCCGGACCATCGCGTGGAAGACGATCCTGGCCGACGACGGCTGGGTGGTGAGCCTGCTGGGCACCGTCGGGTTGCTGCCCAGTGAGGGCCGGCTGCTCTCGACCAGCTGGGCGGTGGTCGGCGGACTGGCCTACAACTGGATCATCTTCATGATCCTGCCGTTGTACGTCAGCCTGGAGAAGATCGACCCGCGGCTGCTGGAGGCGTCCAAGGACCTGTATTCGACCAACCGGCGCACCTTCACGAAAGTGATCATGCCGCTGGCACTTCCGGGTGTGCTGGCAGGCAGCATGCTGGTGTTCATCCCGAGTGTCGGTGACTTCATCAACGCCGAGTACCTGGGCAGCACACAGACCACGATGATCGGCAACGTGATCCAGCAGCAGTTCCTGGTGGTCAAGGACTACCCGGCCGCGGCTGCGCTGTCGATGTTGCTGATGGGCCTGATCCTGGTGGGCGTGATCATGTACACGAAGGCTCTGGGGACGGAGGACCTGGTGTGA